In Corylus avellana chromosome ca8, CavTom2PMs-1.0, the genomic stretch CCttctcatgaaatatatttcaATTCAAAGCCTAAATTATTCCTTCTATCCTCGAACAATCCTATTTTCCAACTATGTACTGGAAAAGCTGAAAAAGCTTTTGAGTTGCTTAAGAATAGCCAAGGCTGGTTCCATACATTTTGAGGCATAATGCGACATGGCCACATGTCATTTTTTGATTTGTTCGACGTGGATTTccattcttttcattttttgggaTGCAAGATTATTAATAAAGTTATTATATTTAAGACTTCATATTCTTCCCAGCATAATTGATGTTGGAGCACAATAGAGACTACTTTTCATATTCTACTGacaatttaattgaaattgacgTTGCCACCTTGGAAAAAGTTATACACATTAGACTTTCATGAATGTGAAAATGAGAAACTAAACAAGTGGACATTccaaaaatttatatacattaaaaaatttataatgttgGACAAGAAATGGAATGTTCCTataaacttattattattattattattattttgtttttagaaaaaaaacaaaaagatgaaatagaATGACTACATGTCTAAAGTCCATAAATTCTCATTTTCATGTCTAGAGATTTTTAAGGCCCCaatattgaaaattatttttaccatAATTGAGGGCCTTAATTAGAGACTATATTAACTTATTACAATATTAGAGCCTTAACTTTTTTTGTAAACacttttattatataattatggACGACCACCTAATTGTTTAAGGATTGAGCTAGCATTGGTGTTAACGATGTCAGATTTGACTGTTACCTTTGTTACTGAAGTGAATACCAGGTATGTGGGCAGTGGAGTGGTTCTAGCACAAAAGTAGGGGTGTAAATGAATAAAACCACTTGCAAACAAGCTTGGGCTTGGTTCAATTAAGTTCGGCTCGAAAttggttcaattattaaacaaACAGTGGTTGTACAAAAATTTAAGCTTGTTTATTAAACGAACCAAACTCGTAAAAAGTCAGCTCTCGTAAGCTcatataacttcatttttaaatttataatgaaaATATGTTAAGCATTTAAAACAAGTTCTCTTCATAGTGTAATAGATATACCttgaattattgtaattatgAGTTTTGAAATAGATATATGTGTTTATGTGTATGTACGTGTGTTTGTGTGTATAATGAATGTATTATATACATACTATAAATTTTAAGATTCGagttaaattatcaaattagtcaaataataaatcttaacaataataattaaataacttttagggaaacttcacttacccctgaATTGTCACCTATTTTGCAATATTCCTCTAAaattcaaaacctctcaatttaatgtatcgaacttttaattttttttcaatctcctccatctgttaggattttccgttaaatcccaacaaaattcccaaaataccccactttttatagaaaaaatatttattattattattattatttgcaaaAATTGAGGCAttagtatttttgcaaatactgTTAAATCCAGACCAATGccttaatctttttaatttttttttcctaaaacaaatagagatattttgggaaaagttaATGGAAAATTTACCGGAGTAGTGAGATTGTAAACTATTAAAagattgatacactaaattgaaagaaattgaactTTAGGGAGACATTGCAAAGTAATGACAATTCAAGAAAgttaaatgaagtttctcctaactTTTATTAGTgtgaattacaaaaaataaaaaataaacaatcacgACGTTTACTTTATTCATAGAATGAATAAGTTACTTGAGTAACTTGTAAAAAAGCTTGAGCtcgttcaaaaaaataaatgaacaaattaCTATATTAGTGATAAATTTCGCTTCAGACACACTATCCGGGCAAGCCAATGACTCGACCGTCCTCACCATTAGTAATCTGTAATATGATTTGTCGAATAAGCTTCTAAGGGTCGACAGGAAATTAACAAGAAACGTGTATAGTAGAAACATGAGCCAACCCAAGAGGAAAATTGAtcatctttcatttcaattgaGAGGAGACAATCAATTGCCTTGGGAGatgtaaaattgtcatttcactttttatagACAATTTTATCCCTCAAATATAAATGACcagctcctctccatttcactttttgaagcACTAATATTATTCCTCTTACAgttatttaaacacaaaaagcaATTTCACATTTAAAGACAAAAGAGTTTTAATATCCAACTTTACTCTTCTTAaatagtttgtttgtttttattattattattattattttatttatttatttatttatttttattgtatccGAAAGTGATATTGACAAGGCCAAGAAACCCACTTCATTTGAAACCATAGGCAAGTATTGATTACAGTAGCAATGCAACACCAATAACTAGTGGAATAAGTGAAATGAAAGAGAATTTATTTTactcatattaaattttataaattaaatggttttATGTTATTGATTACAGTAGCAATGCAACACCAATAACTAGTGGAATAAGTGAAATGAAAGAGATTTTATTTTactcatattaaattttataaattaaatggttttATGTTATtaagtcatttaaaattttaaatgatgtagaATCAGGCTTAAATGACATGACACTATGCACACGgataaatacaacaaaacaaaattcaaaaccctaaaataaattatctccatttcacttgaaatgaacaaagaagagaaaaaaaaaaaaaaaacaattaaaagctCCAGAGACGAAGAAAACAGGTGATAACTGACGAAGTATGAGTAAAGGATTCCATTGGAAGTTAAAGGGATTATAACTTGTTGAGTTTTGATTAGAATAGGCTCATTGACAGTAGACTTGTCAGTACATGGTTTTCTTATCGTCTAGAAGTTAACAAAACCCTGCTAATGTTTCTAAGCAAtctcaaaaccctagaaaacaaATCCATAAGGGGTACAGGAACCAACAAAATTCTTTACTGAAATGAGTCAAACTATTATATTTCAGTATCTAATCTAGGGCaaagtaaatatataatatagctTCAAAGCCCTTGAACTCAACAAAATTGCCAGAAAAAGGAGGAAAGTCGGTTTCAGAATCCCATTCCAAAAGCAAAATTTAATTGCTTTGATATATGACCATGAAAGTACCTTTAAATGACGCAAATCCACTTCCCAAGGATGACACTGAAAATAGGACATATTTGGGGGTAAAAAAAGAAGCATGCAGCAAAAAGGTAAGCAATACATCTTCCTCAGTACACTACTCAGAGTGAAAGACTGCAAGTGCAATAATACAGAAAcataatatataacaaatatgGAAGAGGACTAACAAATAATTTTCGCAATTCTCATTGTTTTCAACACCTTGTACACTTGCAAGTATCCATACATTATACATATGTATCACAGGCCAACTGAATACTAATTTTATATCTCCCTGCATGAATATTTGGTTAAAGCAAAATGGGGTATGGAATGAATATTAACGACTAATCACCCGGGAAAAACAcaacattttcttcattctttttcaatttgtcTCCACAGTGACTATGccacaaaaaatagaaaaaccaTGAGGAAAAAGATCAATACAAAGAATATCTTGATCATCAGCCACCTATTCGATGATATGCTGTTCAGATACTTGAGCAGGGCCCCTTGTGCCCCCTCCACATTTGCCACTGTGTCATCCATGTTCTCATCAATCCTGAAACAAAAACACCAACATCAATAGTCAAATTTGAAGTCCAGTTCAAGGGTCAGAAAACAATGAAGTATTATTGTAAATGCACTTCATGAAAGCCCATTCACATttttaactgttgaagcatgtGCAATTGTGAATGAAATTGTTTCAAATAGTTGCAAATTCATATTTATCTTTGCAATGAAAAATGCAATGTGTACACGGAAAATTCAGGCCATGTGAAGGGGCAGATGGCTATGGGTGTGTTATCTTGCACAGCTAACCAAACCAAAGGTCTTGATCCAAGTATCTAGAATAAGTGTGTTTCATCATCTTCCCAAGGGTAGCTATGAACTCAATGCATTTAGCTAGCCCACCTTAAAGTTTATTATGGCAGAAAACTAACACTAAATATCATCAATGAATGAGTTAATGGCTTCATTGTTTCTGTCCCAGTTACCAGATACCCAAGAACTATGCACACCCAATGGCTTCATTGTTTCTGATCTTCATAAAAATCTCCAACTTAAGTCCTGACAAACTGATGGAAGAGAAGACATTAAAAGATCAGAAGCATCTACCTACTAACGAAAAACTCCATCGCAATCATCTGATGAAATTTACTACGAAAAATTGGAGGTTcttaagaaattagaaaaatcGATATAGATCTCAGAACAACAAGAATAGAGTTATTTGTAtttggatgagagagagagagagagagagagcttttaaGGCACAATTGGTTCAGAGTTTGAGCCTGTCACATTTCAGCGGGAATATTCTGATGAGGTCAAGAATTGGTAAAAGGAATAATTGCCAATTTCATAGATGTACGCTTTGAGAGAAGGATGCCTCAAAATATTACCATCCGAAATTAGATTTTAAATTGTCTGAAACTTAAATATAATCTTCTCTCTGGTGGAAATCTTATGTGTAATGATCAAACTGCCCTCTCACTAGTTGATACAGTACTAATGAAATAGAGCTGAAAGCGAAATGAGAGAGAATCAGAAGAGACTCACTCAAAATCTAATATAGCAAGTCTAGTTAAAAGAGAGATATCTTGGATAATAAGTTACCAATATATTACGTAAAAATGTAAAACACgaaaatcaaaatctaatatatCGGACTACGTTGTCAAAATGCACCCTAACCTTCAGAGACGACCAAATTATTGAGCAAAGCTTTAGTCTAGGTAACTTTACCTTGCCTTGCTTAGCTAATGAAGCTTGTCTTTAGGCTCGTATTTAGCTCAGTCATCATATAAGTAGCTTATGCTCAGTTAATCAATGCCATCACTTAATACAAGCAGTTTCAATCAAAACATAGTGAGTGATTTATGATGTAATAATTCACTCAAAAGTCAAGTAGCTGGTATTACTACTACCAATAATATCTGGGACATATACTGGAATATAAAGTGATCAGTGTGAACCACAATTTATATGTACTGTGCCAGAATGATTACTGTATATGAATTACAACCTGATGGCAATCTCTCCTTGCTGAGAAACCAGGGTTGCCAGCTGGTTGAAGATGCTGCTGAGCTCATGAATAGTTGACTCAACATTTTGAAGAGCTTCAGCTCTGCTCTGCATGTAACTGTCTTGCAACGGAACCATCTCCTGTTTTTGCTGTTCATGGTGCTGTTGGTGCTGCAGCAATGGCTGACTCTCCCCATCCATCTGCTTTCTGTAAATTTAGAAACCAGGAATAAGGTTTCACTCGGaataaattcaaaactttaaGGCACCTGAACCTTGGTTCAGGTGTAAAGGGGTGGGTTGCTGCTGGGTAGGTCTAAGCTTCAACACTTGcccaaaaacttcatttaaaaaaatcacaattaaaccAAAGTTTCAACTTCAAATCAACTCAACACTGCAGAACTTGTCTTTacaagaaaaattacaaatggcATGATTGAAAccaagataagaaaaaaaaaaaaaaaaaaaaaagagtataaaTTTCAAAACGCTAGCAAGGAGAAGTCTCAAACTCATATTCTCGAGTTTACAAGCAGATACAACCAGAAAAAAGTTATACAATTCAATGTTCTGCATAAACTATGATGGCATTCACATTTTTTAGCATCATAAACATCTAATCCATACATcaaaaaaaactcagaaaatGCCAAGAAAAACATTGACTTACTAGATGtcaaaagaattcaaaaaaatatacacGCTAATCATACATTAACCATATATTCTTGATGTATTAGATCATACATATTAACTCACACAATAGCTGATTAATGAAAAGGACCTAGTGTTTCAGGTCTTCAAAAGGGTATATTGTGATACATCAATTAAACGACAATAACCCTCCCCTTTCCACCTTTCCTATGTATTgctcagaaaataataatagtacAAGTGGTGCCTTCCCAGCAAATACAAGCTCTTACCCAGAAAACGATTGGGATGAAGATGGTGATCCATTAGCCCATGGAAGAGGAGGGGCATTTGAGGTGCTTGCGGCTGACCTGGCAGCCAGCGGACGCTGACGAACAAAAGGATTTGTAGAATCCTTAGAAGTAGTGGAAGAAAAGAGCTGTCTTCTGTTCTCATGAACCTTCAAGTTCTTCATGAAGCCAATAAAATACTTTTAGTCttggaagaaataataaataaataaataaaagagcaaTAAAGCGACAGTGATGGAACAAGCAATGATGCACTCTAATTGAGATAACCAGCCTAATTGAACAAGCAATAATGCTCAGCAACACTGGACTTACCTCTGTTCTCATGGTGAGAACTTCTTTGAACTCTTTTGTGGTGCTCATCAAACGATTCTTGAGGTCATCTACAACTGTGGTTGAATGACTAGTGGTGTCACTAGAGATATTCCCACTCTCATTTCTGGAGTTGGACAGGAGCTGAAGGTCTACCACTGCAGAGTTTAGTGCAGTGATATCTTGCTTGATAAGTGCTGTCAGCTCCTGGATTTCTTTGGTGGGGTCATCAAAAACTGAAGTCCTCTTTGCCACtacaaatcaataaaaataaattaaaaggaaaaaaggttgGAGTCGTCCTTCACAATGCATTTAAAATGATTACAACATTGGGGAAAAGCGAGCAGGTAACAGTAGGATGTGGTAAGGATTGACAAGTTAGCAGAAATATTGGGTTGTAAAGTAGGAGCATTACCTATATCTAATTTGGGGCTGCCTTTGGGATCTTTTCATAATGTGGAAtgcaattttagaaaatatggaGAGGAGGTTAGCGGGAAGTAAGAAGTTATACCACTCTAAAGAGGGGAGATATACTCTTCCCACAAGGTAAGCTTTCTAGCTtatcaacttaatttttttctttcaattgcaAAAGAATTGTTTAGGCATGAGGTTGGTGATATGAGTTCAAATATCATTTGATGGGTTGGAATGTGGTATCTTTGTCTGTTAAAGGCGATCTGAGAAGTAGAAAACTGAGCAAGTTTAATCAAGCAATATTGGGAAAATGGTTGTGGCAATATGGGAAGGAAGGGGACCACTTGTGGAGACAAGTCATGGGCacgattttatttatttttaatgaataataatttagtaaAGAAGAAAAGCTCACCTACACAAAAAACAGGTTATAGCACAAATTGGGGATAATGGATTTTGGTTTCAGTGCATGGGCCTCATTGGTCAAGTTCACAAAAACTATAAGTGGATGGGAGAGATTATGAAGTTTTGTAGAAATTTAGTAGGGAATGGCATGAGATTTCATTTTGGCATGATATGCAGAGTGGGAGGTTCTTGTGAAGGATTTATTCTCTGATTTGTTTTTGATAGCTGTGGAAGTTTCATATATGCGTAGTTTCATCTCTGTGTATTTTGAGAGAAGGGGGCAAGCATTGgaatcattgttttttttttataagtagcaTTGGAATCATTGTTTCATTTGAGAATTCCAAGATTGGGAGTTTTGAGACATTGGGTTCCTTGTTTGAGAAGCTTCATTCTAGTTTTTCCTTCAGGTAAAGTGTGGATAGATAGTGTTATAGGTTGACCAGCAAGGGGAAATTCGATGTATGTTCTTGTTATAATGCTTTGAGAGGGTTCGCCATTGTcatgtttccttggaagagtataaGGTGCGTTAAAGCAGCTTGGAAAGTTGCTCCCTTTGTATGGACGGCAGCTATAGGGAAGATTTTGACAAAATGGTGAAAATCATTGTAGGAATGACTATTGAGGTATGTTCTTGTTGGAAATGCAAAGTTTGGGCAGAAGAGGCAAAATTTGGTGGGTGGTTCCAGCATGCAATATGTAAAGTACATGGAAAGAATGGAACAATAAGTACCTTTAATAGTGTTCAGCCCCCTTTAGGTTCCATTAAGCCCATGTTCTTAAGATCTTTGTATGATTGGATGATTAATTTAGGCAGTATACGGTACTctttgtttcttactttcattGATCTCCTACTTTTAGATTATAAGTTATGGAGATCCTCTACAACCATTCATATCACCAGTATTTAACTATCCTATTAGAAGAATGCCTTCACATCTCTTGACATCAGATTTTAAGGTAAATTTCCGACCTGGTAATTTAATACTTGATAAATATTGAAGAAATAATATCGAAAATTCCAGCAATATTCTAAAAATGAATTCCTCATCCAAATTGTATGTAGAACAAACAATAAGCAACATAAATTAACCTTCTAGTGAGACTTTGGGTTCATCACTTACACTTTGCCAGCTTTGCAAGCTTCTGAGACGTCTGGTGTATCCCATACCCAATCTTGGAAGCCCTCCTGTTGAACTCGGACTGTATCACAACTGCGGATCGTTGTTCCTCTGACTTTGAGCTACTACTTGGCCCATTTGGTACCGACCCTGACGAATATGACTTCTTACGCTGCTCCGCTATACTCTGGAACTCGTGTGTCCGATCCCGGAACGACGATTGTGCCGATTTCGCATGCATTTTCCTAATCCCACTTTAAATTGAAATTCTACAATAACATAACCCCCTGAAATCACAGAAATTCGTTCAGATCTTTCGATTTGAACTCCAGAAACCTCTAGATACAGATAAAATATATTCCAAGTCCGAATGTTAAAGATTTCATCGTCTAAAACAACCCCAATtgagttataaaaaaaaactatttgacCTAGTTGATACCATCTGTTGATTTTCTAAATTCCCATCAGTTTTTCTCAGCAACATAATTCGCCTAAACGTTGAAACCCCCTataaattcattaaattcatataaattcaatTGGTTTCAGaaggaaacaaaatgaaaagaagaggaaaattaGAATTTCGAATCTTAAAATTATTGCTATACTAGGACCGAATAGCTGATCCTAGTAGTGTATTGGgttagcatttttttctttcctggaAAAATACAGTAAACGCTTAATTCGGACTTTACATTATCGTTTCCCTTCCCatattttctcatcaaccaaTCAGGAACAGGAAAATCAGGCCAATAGCATGGAAAATCACCTCTCAAAATGCGAGATCTGAAACCCTAGAGCCGCGGAATCAATGCAATTCTCGTAAATTGCCTCCAATTTCAGGAACGAAGCGAATGAGTTCCTAGATCTGGATCGAGTTCAGCCTTCATGGCAATTTGACAAAGAACCCTGGTACTACGTCGGATCGGGTGAAAAATGGAAATAACAAAGACAAGTCTAGATTTGTGGAAATGAGAAAGGTTTGTGAAGAAAAGTGGGCGATACGAAGATTCATGAAGAGCTGGACGAGAGAGAAAATTGGAGGAAAATGCTTTAACGGCACCGTCTTGTAGTTACGTTTTCTGCACAGGACCCCTTCTTTCCTTAATGTTATTTTCTAGGATTTAGCTTACATCATGTTACTGAttcatgtatgctgtagttaaatcaacggttaagattgaatttttcaaaatttttttattttctctctcctattaaatgcttctaaaagtaaatcaactttaaaattcaatcttgaccgttaattcaactacagcatacatactgttattaaaataacagcatgtaagctaGATCCTATTTTCTAATATTGTATATCATAAacgataaaaataaataaataataataataataattaataatcaaataaagTCGAAggattttttcctattttgtcTATTAAATTGgtatgtattttatatatatatattaaaaattgttcTATCATAATTTGTACTTTTCTAAcattttattctctatttatgttACTccatttttattagttttttttctttttattatatagGAGGTTGAAGTTTATGTTTATGAAATTAATTACTTGTCCTTTTCTTTAATTATGTAGCAAAACGAAAAATCCATTCATATCTAGAAAAACCTGTACTTTGGTTCCATTCATTTGTCAATAACCATTTTTTCCAAACTATtatctaattgacaataaattttttgagccaaaaaataaaagggaaaagtccacataaacttttcaataccacccaattaacaatgtctCTCAAGGctaatacaaaaacaaaaatgacccTAGATGTTtttcaatatgacaaaaatactctaataaatttgaaaaaaaaaatctttaagaaataaactaatctttttttaaaaaattcacaccctagttttttatttttatttttattttttttaaatagttttaattttttaattttttaattttattggaagtatttttgtcattgtgtgggacattgacaatttttggtagtttagggggacattgtctcaattgaaagtttgtgaaaacattatcaattacgtggtagtttgaggaggatacgtggactttacccaaataaaatatatatatatatatatatagctattaAGTTGTTTAGCAAGtaaaatgaatgaaatttgatcatttttattgtaagtcaaaatataaatggaaaacttcactttagaccctcGAACTACCACGCGTTACTTATTAAATGTATTTTGTGGTTATTTCGAGTACTTTATTCCTCTTTATCCCTATGAAACATTACAAATAATGTATtatctttgcttctttttttatcaaaagcGCATTTGTGATCCTGCTTAAGTTTAAGAATATCGTCCTATTTGATGTCATTATGACTTTATACACGGGttgtaatatttaatatttgacttGGTAACGGGTCTTCGACTGAGATATTGATGATTTTCCTATTTTATGATGTGATATGATGTTGTATTTTATCGGGTTATTATGTGATGTGATGTAGTCATAGTTATCTTGTTAGTTATCTCGTAATACAAATGACTTTGTGTAATGCCCCCAAATCTGGCATTGACTAGCCTGgtagggttact encodes the following:
- the LOC132189802 gene encoding syntaxin-32, which translates into the protein MHAKSAQSSFRDRTHEFQSIAEQRKKSYSSGSVPNGPSSSSKSEEQRSAVVIQSEFNRRASKIGYGIHQTSQKLAKLAKLAKRTSVFDDPTKEIQELTALIKQDITALNSAVVDLQLLSNSRNESGNISSDTTSHSTTVVDDLKNRLMSTTKEFKEVLTMRTENLKVHENRRQLFSSTTSKDSTNPFVRQRPLAARSAASTSNAPPLPWANGSPSSSQSFSGKQMDGESQPLLQHQQHHEQQKQEMVPLQDSYMQSRAEALQNVESTIHELSSIFNQLATLVSQQGEIAIRIDENMDDTVANVEGAQGALLKYLNSISSNRWLMIKIFFVLIFFLMVFLFFVA